Proteins encoded within one genomic window of Mycolicibacterium monacense:
- a CDS encoding GAF domain-containing protein translates to MPRPPVPEPAVAAGEDPRQYARLMSAVYDATMAGGRAPARPRKVIEDSWRRLMARGIEPDTLPDPEVEGATLEEMRHSSGLMSVLEDLSRGLESLIVEGDNILVVADARGRVLWRAGSRAVLGSADRLGFIEGAHWGENAVGTNAIGTALMSNAAVQVFSAEHFSRSHHPWTCAGAPIKDPRTGHVIGVVDVSGPAATVHPTTVALVDAVARLAESHLREQHNRTLNSLRMVAAPILARIGSPALAVDPDGWVAAVDSLPPHNRIALPREVTPGRLLVPALGLCDVDPLPGGWLVRLAGDREADSGSQVALDLRNPEAPVLKMVGQAGGWRRDLSLRHAEILLALAVQRQGRSAPELAADLYGDASRVVTVRAEVSRMRKQFIGLLAAQPYRITDTVHLDVQYPADRMRLLPTSTAPVVRAARIGPPNSQPHQGGNA, encoded by the coding sequence ATGCCTCGCCCGCCCGTCCCGGAACCCGCTGTCGCAGCGGGCGAGGACCCACGTCAGTACGCCCGGCTGATGTCGGCGGTCTACGACGCCACCATGGCGGGTGGCCGCGCCCCCGCGCGTCCCCGCAAGGTCATCGAGGACTCGTGGCGCCGGCTCATGGCCCGCGGCATCGAACCCGACACGCTGCCCGACCCCGAGGTGGAGGGCGCCACGCTGGAGGAGATGCGCCACTCCTCCGGGTTGATGTCGGTGCTCGAGGACCTCTCGCGCGGGCTGGAATCGCTGATCGTCGAGGGCGACAACATCCTCGTGGTCGCCGATGCGCGGGGCCGGGTGCTGTGGCGGGCGGGGTCGCGTGCGGTGCTCGGGTCCGCGGACCGGCTGGGCTTCATCGAGGGGGCGCACTGGGGCGAGAACGCCGTCGGCACCAACGCCATCGGCACCGCGCTGATGTCGAACGCCGCGGTGCAGGTGTTCTCCGCCGAGCACTTCTCGCGCAGCCACCACCCGTGGACCTGCGCGGGCGCGCCCATCAAGGATCCCAGGACCGGTCACGTCATCGGCGTGGTGGACGTGTCCGGGCCCGCGGCCACCGTGCATCCGACGACGGTGGCGCTCGTCGACGCCGTGGCGCGCCTCGCCGAATCGCATCTGCGCGAACAACACAACCGCACCCTGAACAGCCTGCGGATGGTCGCGGCGCCCATCCTGGCCCGCATCGGCAGCCCCGCCCTCGCGGTCGACCCCGACGGCTGGGTCGCCGCGGTGGATTCACTTCCGCCGCACAACCGGATCGCGCTGCCCCGCGAGGTGACACCCGGCCGGCTGCTGGTCCCGGCGCTGGGGCTGTGCGACGTCGATCCGCTGCCCGGGGGATGGCTGGTCCGGTTGGCCGGCGACCGGGAGGCCGACTCCGGGTCGCAGGTGGCGCTCGATCTGCGTAACCCTGAGGCGCCGGTATTGAAGATGGTCGGACAGGCCGGCGGCTGGCGCCGCGACCTGAGCCTCCGGCACGCGGAAATCCTTCTCGCGCTTGCGGTTCAGCGACAGGGCCGGTCGGCGCCGGAGCTGGCGGCCGATCTGTACGGCGATGCGTCGCGGGTGGTGACGGTGCGCGCCGAGGTCTCGCGGATGCGCAAACAGTTCATCGGACTGCTCGCCGCGCAGCCGTACCGCATCACCGACACCGTGCATCTCGACGTGCAGTACCCCGCCGATAGGATGCGACTCCTGCCGACGTCGACCGCTCCCGTCGTCCGCGCCGCACGCATCGGACCACCGAATTCCCAACCCCACCAAGGAGGAAACGCATGA
- a CDS encoding acetoin reductase yields MATQIPAPLSGKVALVTGAGRGIGRGIAVELARQGADIALVDVSEAGLPDAAAEISEIGSKTTTFVADVRDRDAVFAAVDHAAAALGGFDVMVNNAGIALVGPIAEVTAEDLARLWAINVDGVLWGIQAAAAKFKELGNQAEGKVSKIINASSIAGHEGFAMLGPYSATKFAVRALTQAAAKEYAADGITVNAYCPGVVGTDMWVEIDKRFAELTGAAEGETFEKFSETIALGRPETPQDVAGFVAYLAGPGADYMTGQAGLIDGGMVYR; encoded by the coding sequence ATGGCAACACAGATCCCCGCACCCCTGTCCGGCAAGGTCGCCCTGGTGACGGGCGCCGGTCGCGGCATCGGCCGCGGTATCGCCGTCGAACTGGCCCGGCAGGGCGCCGACATCGCACTGGTCGACGTGTCGGAGGCCGGCCTCCCCGATGCGGCCGCCGAGATCAGCGAGATAGGCTCGAAGACAACGACTTTCGTCGCCGACGTGAGGGATCGCGACGCCGTGTTCGCCGCAGTGGACCATGCCGCGGCCGCGCTCGGCGGTTTCGACGTGATGGTGAACAACGCCGGGATCGCGCTCGTGGGCCCCATCGCCGAGGTGACTGCCGAGGACCTCGCGCGACTGTGGGCGATCAACGTCGACGGCGTGCTGTGGGGCATCCAGGCGGCGGCCGCGAAGTTCAAGGAACTGGGCAACCAGGCTGAAGGGAAAGTCAGCAAGATCATCAACGCCTCGTCGATCGCCGGCCACGAGGGTTTCGCGATGCTCGGCCCGTACAGCGCGACGAAGTTCGCGGTGCGCGCTCTGACCCAGGCCGCCGCGAAGGAGTACGCCGCCGACGGCATCACGGTCAACGCCTACTGCCCGGGGGTGGTCGGCACCGACATGTGGGTGGAGATCGACAAGCGGTTCGCCGAACTCACCGGTGCCGCCGAAGGTGAGACGTTCGAGAAGTTCTCCGAGACCATCGCGCTGGGCCGACCGGAGACACCGCAGGACGTGGCAGGTTTCGTGGCCTACCTGGCCGGACCCGGCGCCGACTACATGACCGGACAGGCCGGTCTCATCGACGGCGGCATGGTCTACCGGTGA
- the adh gene encoding aldehyde dehydrogenase — MTVYARPGAADALMAFESRYGNFIGGEWVAPAGGEYFENLTPVTGQTFCEIPRSTEADIDKALDAAHGAATAWGKTSPGERAQILIKIADRLEANLESLALAESWDNGKPIRETLNADIPLAIDHFRYFAGAIRAQEGALSQIDEDTVAYHFHEPLGVVGQIIPWNFPILMATWKLAPALAAGNAVVLKPAEQTPASILYLMSLIADLLPAGVVNVVNGFGVEAGKPLASSNRIAKIAFTGETTTGRLIMQYASQNLIPVTLELGGKSPNIFFSDVMAANDDYQDKALEGFTMFALNQGEVCTCPSRSLVQADIYDEFLELAAIRTKAVRQGDPLDTETMIGSQASNDQLEKVLSYIEIGKDEGARVVTGGERAELGGDLNGGFYVQPTIFEGKNSMRVFQEEIFGPVVAVTSFKDYDDAISMANDTLYGLGAGVWSRDGNTAYRAGRDIKAGRVWTNCYHMYPAHAAFGGYKQSGIGRENHKMMLDHYQQTKNLLVSYSNKAQGFF, encoded by the coding sequence ATGACTGTCTACGCACGCCCCGGTGCCGCGGATGCATTGATGGCTTTCGAGTCGCGGTACGGCAACTTCATCGGCGGCGAGTGGGTCGCGCCCGCGGGCGGGGAGTACTTCGAGAACCTGACACCGGTGACGGGACAGACGTTCTGCGAGATCCCGCGCTCGACGGAGGCCGACATCGACAAGGCGCTCGACGCGGCGCACGGCGCGGCGACGGCGTGGGGCAAGACCTCGCCGGGGGAGCGGGCGCAGATCCTGATCAAGATCGCCGACCGGTTGGAGGCCAACCTCGAATCGCTCGCGCTCGCCGAATCGTGGGACAACGGCAAGCCGATCCGCGAGACGCTGAACGCCGACATCCCGTTGGCGATCGACCACTTCCGCTACTTCGCCGGTGCGATCCGCGCCCAGGAGGGTGCGCTGTCGCAGATCGACGAGGACACCGTGGCCTACCACTTCCACGAACCGCTGGGCGTGGTCGGCCAGATCATCCCCTGGAACTTCCCGATCCTGATGGCGACCTGGAAGCTGGCGCCCGCCCTGGCCGCGGGCAACGCCGTCGTCCTCAAACCGGCCGAGCAGACACCGGCGTCGATCCTCTACCTGATGTCGTTGATCGCCGACCTGCTCCCGGCCGGTGTGGTCAACGTGGTCAACGGGTTCGGTGTCGAGGCGGGTAAACCGCTGGCGTCGTCGAACCGGATCGCCAAGATCGCGTTCACCGGGGAGACCACCACGGGCCGGCTGATCATGCAGTACGCCAGCCAGAACCTGATCCCGGTCACCCTCGAACTCGGCGGCAAGAGCCCGAACATCTTCTTCTCCGATGTGATGGCCGCCAACGACGACTACCAGGACAAGGCGCTCGAGGGCTTCACGATGTTCGCCCTCAACCAGGGTGAGGTGTGCACGTGTCCGTCGCGCAGCCTGGTCCAGGCCGACATCTACGACGAGTTCCTCGAGTTGGCGGCGATCCGCACCAAGGCCGTCCGCCAAGGGGATCCGCTCGACACCGAGACGATGATCGGGTCGCAGGCGTCCAACGATCAGCTCGAAAAGGTGTTGTCCTACATCGAGATCGGCAAGGACGAGGGTGCGCGCGTGGTCACCGGCGGTGAACGCGCCGAGTTGGGCGGCGACCTCAACGGCGGATTCTACGTACAGCCCACGATCTTCGAGGGCAAGAACTCGATGCGCGTGTTCCAGGAGGAGATCTTCGGCCCGGTCGTCGCGGTCACCTCGTTCAAGGACTACGACGATGCGATCTCGATGGCCAACGACACGCTCTACGGTCTGGGCGCCGGGGTGTGGAGCCGCGACGGCAACACCGCCTACCGGGCCGGACGTGACATCAAGGCCGGCCGGGTGTGGACGAACTGCTATCACATGTACCCCGCGCACGCGGCGTTCGGCGGCTACAAGCAGTCCGGCATCGGGCGCGAGAACCACAAGATGATGCTCGACCACTACCAGCAGACGAAGAACCTCCTGGTGTCGTACAGCAACAAGGCACAGGGCTTCTTCTAG
- a CDS encoding putative holin, which translates to MIPLPRAWLLTSAMLVGAAIGLVAAVTSTLLITATVRPDLVIALVVGVPGAVGVVTILCSARRWVTTLGAFILAIGPGWLGTLALIEVVNGG; encoded by the coding sequence GTGATTCCGCTGCCCCGCGCCTGGCTGCTGACCAGTGCCATGCTGGTCGGCGCCGCCATCGGGCTGGTCGCCGCCGTCACGTCGACGCTGCTGATCACGGCCACCGTCCGTCCCGACCTCGTCATCGCGCTCGTCGTCGGTGTGCCCGGCGCGGTCGGTGTGGTCACGATCCTGTGTTCGGCTCGACGGTGGGTCACCACGCTGGGGGCGTTCATCCTGGCCATCGGGCCGGGCTGGCTGGGCACATTGGCGCTGATCGAGGTGGTCAACGGTGGCTGA
- a CDS encoding NAD(P)/FAD-dependent oxidoreductase has product MTQTLADPREPTTDLTPQQRVDAWLADFEAALAVRDIERVVAKFATDSFWRDLVAFTWNIKTLEGRDGIADMLTARLTETDPARFRTREAPTVDGDVTTAFIEFETGVGRGVGHLRLRGDECWTLLTTMQEIKGHEERKGPSRVLGAVHGSDPDPRSWAEKRAEEDAALGRTVQPYALVIGGGQGGIALGARLRQLGVPAIVVDRHERPGDQWRKRYKSLCLHDPVWYDHLPYLPFPQNWPVFAPKDKIGDWLEFYTRVMEVPYWSKTTCLSAVFNPGSDGAPDTWTVEVDRDGERLTLRPTQLILATGMSGKPSVPTLPGQDVFRGEQHHSSAHPGPDRYVGKRAVVIGSNNSAHDICKALVENGVDTTMVQRSSTHIVKSDSLMDLGLGDLYSERALAAGMTTEKADLTFASLPYRIMHEFQTPIYDAIRERDKDFYERLTAAGFELDWGDDGSGLFMKYLRRGSGYYIDVGACDLVADGTIKLAHGQVSHLTEDTVVLADGTELPADVVVYATGYGSMNGWAADLIGQDVADKVGKVWGLGSSTTKDPGPWEGEQRNMWKPTQQENLWFHGGNLHQSRHYSLYLALQLKARFEGIPTPVYGLQEVHHLS; this is encoded by the coding sequence ATGACACAAACTCTTGCCGATCCTCGGGAACCGACCACCGATCTGACGCCGCAGCAGCGCGTCGACGCCTGGCTCGCCGACTTCGAGGCCGCGTTGGCGGTGCGTGACATCGAACGCGTGGTGGCCAAGTTCGCGACCGACAGCTTCTGGCGTGACCTGGTGGCGTTCACCTGGAATATCAAGACACTCGAAGGCCGCGACGGCATCGCCGACATGCTCACCGCCCGGCTGACCGAAACCGACCCGGCCCGCTTCCGGACGCGGGAGGCCCCGACGGTCGACGGCGACGTCACGACGGCGTTCATCGAGTTCGAGACCGGCGTCGGCCGCGGCGTCGGACACCTGCGGCTGCGGGGCGACGAATGCTGGACCCTGCTGACCACGATGCAGGAGATCAAGGGCCACGAGGAGCGCAAGGGGCCGTCGCGGGTGCTCGGCGCGGTGCACGGATCGGACCCGGATCCGCGGTCGTGGGCGGAGAAGAGGGCCGAGGAGGACGCGGCGCTCGGGCGGACCGTCCAGCCCTACGCGCTGGTCATCGGCGGCGGGCAGGGCGGCATCGCGCTCGGCGCGCGGCTGCGCCAACTCGGCGTGCCGGCCATCGTCGTCGACCGTCACGAACGACCCGGTGACCAGTGGCGCAAACGGTACAAGTCGCTGTGCCTGCACGACCCGGTGTGGTACGACCACCTGCCCTACCTGCCGTTCCCCCAGAACTGGCCGGTGTTCGCGCCCAAGGACAAGATCGGCGACTGGCTGGAGTTCTACACCCGCGTGATGGAGGTGCCGTACTGGTCGAAGACGACCTGCCTGTCGGCTGTGTTCAATCCGGGGTCGGACGGCGCCCCCGACACGTGGACGGTCGAGGTCGACCGTGACGGCGAGCGGCTGACCCTGCGCCCGACGCAGCTGATCCTGGCCACCGGCATGTCGGGCAAACCCAGCGTTCCGACGCTGCCGGGCCAGGACGTCTTCCGCGGCGAGCAGCACCATTCGAGCGCACACCCGGGACCCGATCGCTACGTCGGCAAGCGGGCCGTGGTGATCGGGTCGAACAACTCCGCCCACGACATCTGCAAGGCGCTCGTCGAGAACGGCGTCGACACCACCATGGTCCAGCGGTCCTCCACGCACATCGTGAAATCGGACTCGCTGATGGACCTCGGCCTCGGCGACCTGTACTCCGAGCGGGCGCTGGCGGCGGGCATGACGACCGAGAAGGCCGACCTCACGTTCGCCTCACTGCCGTACCGGATCATGCACGAATTCCAGACCCCGATCTACGACGCGATCCGCGAGCGGGACAAGGACTTCTACGAGCGGCTGACCGCAGCGGGGTTCGAATTGGACTGGGGTGACGACGGTTCCGGGCTGTTCATGAAGTACCTGCGCCGCGGGTCGGGCTACTACATCGACGTCGGGGCGTGCGATCTGGTGGCCGACGGGACGATCAAACTCGCCCACGGTCAGGTGTCGCACCTGACCGAGGACACCGTCGTGCTGGCCGACGGCACCGAACTGCCGGCCGACGTCGTGGTCTACGCGACGGGCTACGGCTCGATGAACGGCTGGGCCGCCGACCTCATCGGTCAGGACGTCGCCGACAAAGTCGGCAAGGTGTGGGGACTGGGCTCGTCGACCACCAAGGACCCCGGGCCGTGGGAGGGCGAACAACGCAACATGTGGAAACCGACCCAGCAGGAGAACCTGTGGTTCCACGGCGGCAACCTGCACCAGTCGCGGCACTACTCGTTGTATCTCGCGCTACAGCTCAAGGCCCGCTTCGAAGGCATCCCGACACCCGTGTACGGACTGCAGGAGGTGCACCACCTGAGCTGA
- a CDS encoding prolyl oligopeptidase family serine peptidase: MTVDDAHLWLEDITGDDALDWVRRHNEPTLADLGGERFEQMRAEALEVLDTDARIPYVRRRGEYLYNFWRDAANPRGLWRRTTLESYRTEEPDWEVVIDVDALARADDENWVWAGADVIDPDHTRALISLSRGGADAAIVREFDMVSMEFVDGGFELPEAKTAITWEDEDTVLVGTDFGEGALTESGYPRLVKRWRRGTPLTEAETVYSGEPADVIVTASVDRTPGFERTVVRRAVDFFNDEVYELRAGELSRIDAPTDATVSAHRDWLLIELRSDWDGYRAGSLLAAKYDEYLDGTRALQVVFEPDEHTCLHHYAWTKDRLVVVTLADVASRVEVYTPGEWTAQPVPGLPDNTNTVIVAADDLGDEIFLDSSGFDTPSRLLQGAAGGELTEIKRAPSFFDAADLKVDQHFATSADGTKIPYFVVGHRHQQAPGPTLLGGYGGFEVARTPGYDGVLGRLWLSRGGTYVLANIRGGGEYGPTWHTQAMREGRHLVGEDFAAVAADLVERGITTVDRLGAQGGSNGGLLMGIMLTQYPELFGALVCSVPLLDMRRFHLLLAGASWVAEYGNPDDPDDWEFISKYSPYQNISAERRYPPVLITTSTRDDRVHPGHARKMTAALEDAGQPVQYYENIEGGHGGAADNSQAAFRAALIYEFLWRKLGG; this comes from the coding sequence GTGACGGTAGACGACGCGCACCTGTGGCTCGAGGACATCACCGGCGACGACGCCCTGGACTGGGTGCGACGGCACAACGAACCGACCCTGGCCGACCTGGGCGGTGAGCGCTTCGAGCAGATGCGCGCCGAGGCGCTCGAGGTGCTCGACACCGACGCCCGCATCCCCTACGTCCGGCGCCGCGGTGAGTACCTCTACAACTTCTGGCGCGATGCGGCCAACCCGCGGGGGCTGTGGCGACGCACCACGCTGGAGAGCTACCGCACCGAGGAGCCCGACTGGGAGGTGGTCATCGACGTCGACGCACTCGCCCGCGCCGACGACGAGAACTGGGTGTGGGCGGGCGCCGACGTCATCGACCCCGACCACACCCGTGCGCTGATCAGCCTCTCGCGCGGCGGTGCCGACGCCGCGATCGTGCGCGAATTCGACATGGTGTCAATGGAGTTCGTCGACGGCGGGTTCGAGCTGCCGGAGGCCAAGACGGCGATCACGTGGGAGGACGAGGACACCGTCCTGGTGGGAACGGATTTCGGGGAGGGCGCCCTGACCGAATCCGGTTATCCGAGGCTGGTCAAGCGGTGGCGTCGCGGTACGCCGCTCACCGAGGCCGAGACGGTCTACAGCGGCGAGCCCGCCGACGTCATCGTCACCGCGTCGGTCGATCGGACACCGGGCTTCGAGCGCACCGTGGTGCGCCGCGCCGTCGACTTCTTCAACGACGAGGTGTACGAGTTGCGCGCCGGCGAACTCAGCCGCATCGACGCCCCGACCGACGCGACCGTGTCGGCACACCGCGACTGGCTGCTCATCGAGCTGCGCAGCGACTGGGACGGCTACCGGGCAGGATCGCTGCTGGCCGCGAAATACGACGAATACCTCGATGGCACAAGGGCTCTGCAGGTGGTGTTCGAACCCGATGAGCACACGTGCCTGCACCACTACGCGTGGACCAAGGACCGACTCGTGGTCGTCACGCTGGCCGACGTCGCGAGCCGCGTCGAGGTGTACACCCCCGGCGAGTGGACGGCGCAGCCCGTGCCGGGACTGCCGGACAACACCAACACGGTGATCGTGGCGGCCGACGACCTGGGCGACGAGATCTTCCTGGACTCCAGCGGTTTCGACACCCCGTCGCGGCTCCTGCAGGGCGCGGCCGGCGGTGAACTCACCGAGATCAAGCGGGCGCCGTCGTTCTTCGACGCCGCCGATCTCAAGGTCGACCAGCACTTCGCGACATCAGCCGACGGCACCAAGATCCCGTACTTCGTTGTCGGCCACCGGCATCAGCAGGCGCCCGGGCCGACGCTGCTGGGCGGTTACGGCGGGTTCGAGGTCGCGCGCACACCCGGTTACGACGGTGTGCTCGGCCGGCTCTGGTTGTCTCGGGGCGGCACCTACGTGCTGGCCAACATCCGCGGCGGCGGGGAGTACGGACCGACGTGGCATACGCAGGCGATGCGCGAGGGCCGCCACCTGGTGGGTGAGGACTTCGCCGCCGTCGCAGCCGATCTCGTCGAACGCGGAATCACGACGGTCGACCGGTTGGGCGCGCAGGGCGGCAGCAACGGCGGGCTGCTGATGGGGATCATGCTCACGCAGTACCCGGAGTTGTTCGGCGCGCTGGTCTGCAGCGTGCCGCTGCTCGACATGCGCCGGTTCCACCTGCTGCTCGCCGGGGCGTCCTGGGTGGCCGAGTACGGCAACCCGGATGACCCGGACGACTGGGAGTTCATCTCGAAATACTCTCCCTATCAGAACATCTCGGCCGAGCGCCGATACCCGCCGGTGCTGATCACCACCTCCACACGCGACGACCGCGTGCATCCGGGACATGCGCGCAAGATGACCGCAGCGCTCGAGGATGCCGGACAGCCGGTGCAGTACTACGAGAACATCGAGGGTGGGCACGGCGGCGCCGCGGACAATTCGCAGGCTGCGTTCCGCGCGGCGCTGATCTACGAGTTCCTGTGGCGGAAGCTGGGCGGATAG
- a CDS encoding DUF779 domain-containing protein: MTPPRALITQAAADLLTRLQGRHGALMFHQSGGCCDGSSPMCYPDGDFIVGDRDVLLAVLDVGADGVPVWISGPQFDTWKHTQLVIDVVPGRGGGFSLEAPEGMRFLSRARAFTDAENAELAQDPPVTGARYADGDRPAGRAPVVARAEDACPIPGRRAARVQG; encoded by the coding sequence ATGACACCGCCTCGGGCGCTGATCACCCAGGCGGCCGCCGACCTGCTCACCAGGCTGCAGGGCCGCCACGGCGCGCTGATGTTCCACCAGTCCGGCGGCTGCTGCGACGGGTCGTCGCCGATGTGTTATCCCGACGGCGATTTCATCGTCGGCGACCGCGACGTGCTGCTCGCCGTGCTCGACGTCGGAGCCGACGGTGTGCCGGTCTGGATCTCCGGCCCGCAGTTCGACACCTGGAAACACACCCAGCTCGTCATCGACGTGGTGCCCGGCCGCGGCGGCGGGTTCAGCCTCGAAGCGCCCGAGGGCATGCGTTTTCTCAGCCGCGCCCGCGCGTTCACCGACGCCGAGAACGCCGAGTTGGCCCAGGATCCGCCGGTGACCGGCGCCCGCTACGCCGACGGGGACCGCCCGGCCGGTCGCGCACCCGTCGTCGCTCGAGCCGAAGACGCGTGCCCGATACCTGGGAGGCGCGCCGCGCGCGTGCAGGGTTGA